One part of the Zingiber officinale cultivar Zhangliang unplaced genomic scaffold, Zo_v1.1 ctg93, whole genome shotgun sequence genome encodes these proteins:
- the LOC122037842 gene encoding tryptophan synthase beta chain 1-like, with protein MAALANSAIGNPIVGLAKSSPSSSAFLGVRIHLRGERSGRSASSSPSSALAVSCTMSGNVTAVEAEKNGKPGLGPRPDSFGRFGRFGGKYAPETLMYALFELEEAFRALSKDEDFQKELDGILRDYVGRESPLYFAERLTEHYRRSNGEGPHIYLKREDLNHTGAHKINNAVAQALLAKRLGKKRIIAETGAGQHGVATATVCARFGLECIVYMGAQDMERQALNVFRMRLLGAEVRGVHSGTATLKDATSEAIRDWATNVETTHYILGSVAGPHPYPMLVREFHAVIGKETRKQALEKWGGKPDVLVACVGGGSNAMGLFHEFVDDTDVRLIGVEAAGFGLDSGKHAATLTKGEVGVLHGAMSYLLQDDDGQIIEPHSISAGLDYPGVGPEHSYLKDIGRAEYFSVTDEQALEAFKRLSRLEGIIPALETSHALAYLEELCPTLPDGAKVVLNCSGRGDKDVHTAIKHLQL; from the exons ATGGCTGCTTTGGCGAACTCTGCTATCGGAAACCCTATCGTCGGCCTCGCCAAGTCATCTCCGTCGTCGTCGGCCTTCCTCGGAGTCCGAATCCACCTGCGAGGCGAGCGGTCGGGCCGTAGCGCATCCTCTTCGCCATCATCCGCTCTTGCTGTTTCCTGCACCATGTCTGGGAATGTCACGGCCGTTGAGGCGGAGAAGAATGGAAAGCCTGGATTGGGGCCGAGGCCGGATTCCTTCGGTCGTTTCGGACGGTTTGGGGGGAAGTACGCGCCGGAAACCTTAATGTACGCCCTCTTCGAACTGGAGGAGGCGTTCCGGGCGCTCTCGAAAGATGAGGACTTCCAG AAAGAGTTGGATGGAATTCTCAGGGATTATGTCGGCCGAGAAAGCCCACTTTACTTTGCAGAACGGCTCACAGAGCATTACAGACGCTCTAATGGTGAAGGTCCACATATTTATCTGAAGAGAGAAGATCTTAATCATACAGGTGCTCACAAGATCAATAATGCTGTTGCACAAGCCTTACTTGCCAAAAGGCTGGGAAAGAAGCGTATCATAGCTGAGACCGGAGCAGGTCAGCATGGAGTTGCTACTGCTACAGTTTGCGCTCGGTTTGGCTTGGAATGTATTGTTTATATGGGTGCCCAGGATATGGAAAGGCAAGCCCTCAATGTATTCAGAATGAGGCTTCTTGGAGCAGAG GTAAGAGGTGTCCATTCTGGAACTGCCACACTCAAGGATGCCACATCAGAAGCTATACGTGACTGGGCGACCAATGTTGAGACTACACATTACATTTTAGGTTCTGTAGCAGGTCCACATCCTTACCCAATGCTTGTTAGAGAATTTCATGCAGTAATAGGCAAAGAGACAAGAAAGCAAGCTTTGGAGAAGTGGGGTGGAAAGCCAGATGTTCTTGTTGCATGTGTTGGTGGAGGCTCAAATGCCATGGGACTCTTCCATGAATTTGTCGATGATACAGATGTAAGATTAATTGGTGTAGAGGCTGCTGGATTTGGGTTGGACAGTGGTAAACATGCAGCAACGTTAACAAAGGGAGAAGTGGGGGTTCTACATGGTGCCATGAGTTATTTGCTGCAGGATGATGATGGTCAAATCATCGAGCCTCATTCTATAAGTGCTGG GTTGGACTACCCTGGAGTTGGACCTGAGCACAGTTATTTGAAGGATATTGGCCGTGCTGAATACTTTAGCGTCACAGATGAACAGGCTTTGGAAG CTTTCAAGCGGCTGTCACGCCTGGAGGGCATCATCCCTGCTCTTGAAACCTCTCATGCACTGGCCTACCTGGAAGAACTTTGCCCAACTCTCCCAGACGGCGCTAAGGTGGTTCTTAACTGCAGTGGAAGGGGAGATAAGGATGTCCATACTGCTATAAAACATCTTCAACTATAA
- the LOC122037833 gene encoding protein BZR1 homolog 1-like, whose translation MTAEGGRQPTWKERENNKRRERRRRAIAAKIFSGLRAMGNYKLPKHCDNNEVLKALCRETGWIVEEDGTTYRKGCKLPPAPPQSLLAAPSSGISPSSSSPLLSPLSSSFPSPAPSYHASPSTSSFPSPSRHDNVHNPSVNPSYLLPFLQNLTSLPPFCMSNSAPVTPPISSPTASRPPKIPNLDNAFCHSLYAISAPSSPNRDHQPVQPTTIPECDESDASTIDSGQGVSSQTAAPGSPTFNLVKPFAVMEGTAASSSGGMPERGRDGVEFEFENMWVKPWEGEKIHDVGPDDIQLTLGIGGATPK comes from the exons ATGACGGCGGAAGGAGGGCGGCAGCCGACGTGGAAGGAGAGGGAGAACAACAAGCGGCGGGAGCGGCGACGGCGGGCGATCGCGGCCAAGATCTTCTCCGGGCTGCGGGCGATGGGTAACTACAAGCTTCCCAAGCACTGCGACAACAACGAGGTCCTCAAGGCCTTGTGCCGTGAGACCGGGTGGATCGTCGAGGAGGACGGCACCACTTACCGAAAG GGTTGCAAGCTACCACCAGCACCTCCACAATCATTACTTGCTGCTCCATCTTCTGGCATAAGTCCAAGCTCCTCGTCCCCTCTGTTGAGCCCTCTCTCCTCATCTTTCCCAAGTCCTGCTCCTTCCTACCATGCAAGCCCATCGACATCGTCTTTCCCAAGCCCCAGCCGCCATGATAATGTCCACAACCCCAGTGTCAATCCCTCGTATCTCCTCCCGTTTCTCCAAAATCTTACCTCCCTTCCCCCGTTTTGCATGTCTAATAGTGCCCCAGTGACCCCGCCAATATCATCCCCTACTGCCTCCCGCCCACCCAAGATTCCGAACCTAGACAATGCATTCTGCCATTCTCTTTATGCTATTTCTGCTCCTTCTAGCCCCAATAGAGACCACCAACCGGTGCAACCCACCACAATACCTGAATGCGACGAGTCCGATGCATCCACGATTGACTCTGGCCAGGGGGTCAGCTCCCAGACAGCAGCCCCTGGTTCCCCGACTTTCAACCTTGTTAAGCCCTTTGCTGTGATGGAGGGGACTGCAGCAAGCTCATCCGGAGGGATGCCAGAGAGGGGACGAGATGGCGTGGAGTTTGAATTTGAGAACATGTGGGTGAAACCATGGGAGGGCGAGAAAATTCACGACGTTGGACCAGATGACATTCAGCTCACTTTGGGAATCGGAGGTGCGACACCAAAGTGA
- the LOC122037835 gene encoding homeobox-leucine zipper protein HOX12-like isoform X3, whose amino-acid sequence MSEASMTTVEEQVLFSSSVGYQLPLRATVSERTRFRRRRRKANEGDGDGSGNKRRLSEEQVEFLERSFAEERRLETGRKDRLAAKLGLDSKQVAVWFQNRRARHKSKQMVEDYAKLKAAHDAAVVEKYHLENERLAEAEEQIRKHSPGVNAAPDDAGVGDGSPSSCFSSVLPFAGEFGVGGGAELTYMHDFDFNSYMTVMEWAVCNDHSMEL is encoded by the exons ATGAGTGAAGCGAGCATGACCACTGTGGAAGAACAAGTGCTCTTCTCCTCCTCAGTCGGTTACCAGTTGCCTCTTCGAG CGACAGTAAGCGAGAGGACCCGGTTTcgccggaggaggaggaaggcGAACGAAGGTGACGGTGACGGCAGCGGAAATAAGAGGAGGCTGAGCGAGGAACAGGTGGAGTTCTTGGAGAGGAGTTTCGCGGAGGAGAGGAGATTAGAGACGGGGAGGAAGGACCGGCTGGCTGCCAAGCTCGGGCTGGACTCCAAGCAGGTGGCGGTGTGGTTCCAGAACCGGCGGGCGCGGCACAAGAGCAAGCAGATGGTGGAGGACTACGCCAAATTGAAGGCCGCCCACGACGCCGCCGTCGTCGAGAAATACCACCTGGAAAACGAG AGGCTTGCGGAAGCAGAGGAGCAGATAAGGAAGCACTCCCCGGGCGTGAATGCAGCTCCCGACGACGCAGGCGTCGGTGATGGCAGCCCGAGCTCATGTTTCTCGAGCGTCCTCCCATTTGCTGGGGAGTTCGGGGTGGGAGGAGGAGCCGAGCTCACGTACATGCATGACTTCGACTTCAACAGCTACATGACCGTAATGGAGTGGGCAGTTTGCAATGATCACTCGATGGAATTgtaa
- the LOC122037835 gene encoding homeobox-leucine zipper protein HOX12-like isoform X1 — MSEASMTTVEEQVLFSSSVGYQLPLRATVSERTRFRRRRRKANEGDGDGSGNKRRLSEEQVEFLERSFAEERRLETGRKDRLAAKLGLDSKQVAVWFQNRRARHKSKQMVEDYAKLKAAHDAAVVEKYHLENEVLKLKQRLAEAEEQIRKHSPGVNAAPDDAGVGDGSPSSCFSSVLPFAGEFGVGGGAELTYMHDFDFNSYMTVMEWAVCNDHSMEL, encoded by the exons ATGAGTGAAGCGAGCATGACCACTGTGGAAGAACAAGTGCTCTTCTCCTCCTCAGTCGGTTACCAGTTGCCTCTTCGAG CGACAGTAAGCGAGAGGACCCGGTTTcgccggaggaggaggaaggcGAACGAAGGTGACGGTGACGGCAGCGGAAATAAGAGGAGGCTGAGCGAGGAACAGGTGGAGTTCTTGGAGAGGAGTTTCGCGGAGGAGAGGAGATTAGAGACGGGGAGGAAGGACCGGCTGGCTGCCAAGCTCGGGCTGGACTCCAAGCAGGTGGCGGTGTGGTTCCAGAACCGGCGGGCGCGGCACAAGAGCAAGCAGATGGTGGAGGACTACGCCAAATTGAAGGCCGCCCACGACGCCGCCGTCGTCGAGAAATACCACCTGGAAAACGAG GTGCTGAAACTGAAACAGAGGCTTGCGGAAGCAGAGGAGCAGATAAGGAAGCACTCCCCGGGCGTGAATGCAGCTCCCGACGACGCAGGCGTCGGTGATGGCAGCCCGAGCTCATGTTTCTCGAGCGTCCTCCCATTTGCTGGGGAGTTCGGGGTGGGAGGAGGAGCCGAGCTCACGTACATGCATGACTTCGACTTCAACAGCTACATGACCGTAATGGAGTGGGCAGTTTGCAATGATCACTCGATGGAATTgtaa
- the LOC122037835 gene encoding homeobox-leucine zipper protein HOX12-like isoform X2 produces MSEASMTTVEEQVLFSSSVGYQLPLRVSERTRFRRRRRKANEGDGDGSGNKRRLSEEQVEFLERSFAEERRLETGRKDRLAAKLGLDSKQVAVWFQNRRARHKSKQMVEDYAKLKAAHDAAVVEKYHLENEVLKLKQRLAEAEEQIRKHSPGVNAAPDDAGVGDGSPSSCFSSVLPFAGEFGVGGGAELTYMHDFDFNSYMTVMEWAVCNDHSMEL; encoded by the exons ATGAGTGAAGCGAGCATGACCACTGTGGAAGAACAAGTGCTCTTCTCCTCCTCAGTCGGTTACCAGTTGCCTCTTCGAG TAAGCGAGAGGACCCGGTTTcgccggaggaggaggaaggcGAACGAAGGTGACGGTGACGGCAGCGGAAATAAGAGGAGGCTGAGCGAGGAACAGGTGGAGTTCTTGGAGAGGAGTTTCGCGGAGGAGAGGAGATTAGAGACGGGGAGGAAGGACCGGCTGGCTGCCAAGCTCGGGCTGGACTCCAAGCAGGTGGCGGTGTGGTTCCAGAACCGGCGGGCGCGGCACAAGAGCAAGCAGATGGTGGAGGACTACGCCAAATTGAAGGCCGCCCACGACGCCGCCGTCGTCGAGAAATACCACCTGGAAAACGAG GTGCTGAAACTGAAACAGAGGCTTGCGGAAGCAGAGGAGCAGATAAGGAAGCACTCCCCGGGCGTGAATGCAGCTCCCGACGACGCAGGCGTCGGTGATGGCAGCCCGAGCTCATGTTTCTCGAGCGTCCTCCCATTTGCTGGGGAGTTCGGGGTGGGAGGAGGAGCCGAGCTCACGTACATGCATGACTTCGACTTCAACAGCTACATGACCGTAATGGAGTGGGCAGTTTGCAATGATCACTCGATGGAATTgtaa